The Saccharothrix variisporea genome has a segment encoding these proteins:
- a CDS encoding MFS transporter, with amino-acid sequence MRNTFLGYRDVCRNPGFRRFWLGVLVSRSGDALTAVALAWLVLDLAGPAQLGVVLLCAGVPRVVTGPVAGRLLDRFPPHLLLGWDNALRSALVAVIPVLAWAGALRIGHVYVVVLLCAALSAVTEVGEGVLVPRLVEDAELESANSLLSLNWEVAYVVAPPVAGLAVGVVGAEAVLVLDAASFAVTSVLCFGLPRLRAVVSAGRGPAGFGVLFRLPVALVLSLSATGFLFLSGVVEVFHPVFVREVLGAGPVAFGLVLTAAGVGGVVGAVVGPPVFGRVPERWRVSAAIGCAAPVFGLFAVVDGVVATVVVAGVASFLWAPYYAVERSRFQRSVPDEVRGRVTGARTALCALGFPVGSACGGLLLAGVDVSTAALVVAGAFVLLAFLPLLAPNRAFTATAADSAR; translated from the coding sequence ATGCGGAACACCTTTCTGGGCTATCGAGACGTGTGCCGGAATCCGGGTTTCCGGCGGTTCTGGCTGGGCGTGCTGGTGTCGCGCAGCGGGGACGCACTGACCGCTGTGGCGCTGGCGTGGCTCGTGCTGGACCTGGCCGGACCTGCGCAGTTGGGAGTGGTGCTGCTGTGCGCCGGGGTGCCGAGGGTGGTCACGGGGCCGGTGGCCGGCAGGTTGCTCGACCGGTTTCCACCGCATTTGTTGTTGGGTTGGGACAACGCGTTGCGGAGCGCTTTGGTCGCGGTCATCCCGGTGTTGGCGTGGGCGGGGGCGTTGCGGATCGGGCACGTGTACGTGGTGGTGCTGTTGTGTGCGGCGTTGTCGGCGGTGACCGAGGTCGGCGAGGGGGTGTTGGTGCCCCGACTGGTCGAGGACGCCGAGTTGGAGTCGGCGAACTCGCTGCTGTCGCTGAACTGGGAGGTCGCCTACGTCGTCGCGCCGCCGGTGGCGGGGTTGGCGGTCGGGGTGGTGGGCGCGGAGGCGGTGTTGGTGCTGGACGCGGCCAGTTTCGCGGTGACCAGCGTGTTGTGCTTCGGGTTGCCGCGGTTGCGAGCCGTGGTGTCGGCGGGGCGTGGGCCGGCGGGGTTCGGGGTGTTGTTCCGGCTGCCGGTGGCGTTGGTGTTGTCGTTGTCCGCCACCGGGTTCCTGTTCCTGAGCGGGGTGGTGGAGGTGTTCCACCCGGTGTTCGTGCGCGAGGTGCTGGGGGCCGGGCCGGTGGCGTTCGGGCTGGTGCTGACGGCGGCCGGGGTGGGCGGGGTGGTGGGCGCGGTGGTCGGGCCGCCGGTGTTCGGGCGGGTGCCGGAGCGGTGGCGGGTGTCGGCGGCGATCGGTTGTGCGGCACCGGTCTTCGGGTTGTTCGCGGTGGTGGACGGTGTGGTGGCGACCGTGGTGGTGGCGGGGGTGGCGTCGTTCCTGTGGGCGCCTTACTACGCGGTGGAACGGTCGCGGTTCCAGCGTTCGGTGCCCGACGAGGTGCGCGGGCGGGTGACGGGTGCGCGGACGGCGTTGTGCGCCTTGGGTTTCCCGGTCGGCAGCGCCTGTGGTGGGCTGCTGCTCGCCGGTGTGGACGTCTCGACGGCGGCACTGGTGGTCGCCGGGGCTTTCGTGCTGCTGGCCTTCCTGCCACTGCTCGCTCCGAACCGCGCCTTCACCGCCACAGCGGCAGACTCGGCGCGGTGA
- a CDS encoding TetR/AcrR family transcriptional regulator, translating into MTEQQVRRTRMSAQDRRESILVAATEVFAEVGYLRGKTSAVAKRLGVSEPVVFQNFGTKAALFAAVVERSADHVCRMIERVADSGIPVTDMLRMMLNPHHLKVVHSAGAVGAIFADASTITGEPEVEAAARASTQRFATALTALFTRGKHRGELRPDLDAEAAAWWLLSVLASQKFRRATAADPDAVEARLAESTLAFLLER; encoded by the coding sequence GTGACCGAGCAGCAGGTGCGCCGCACCCGGATGAGCGCCCAGGACCGCCGCGAGTCGATCCTCGTGGCGGCCACCGAGGTGTTCGCCGAGGTCGGCTACCTGCGGGGCAAGACCTCGGCCGTGGCCAAGCGCCTCGGCGTGAGCGAACCGGTGGTGTTCCAGAACTTCGGCACCAAGGCCGCGTTGTTCGCCGCCGTGGTGGAGCGGTCCGCCGACCACGTCTGCCGGATGATCGAGCGGGTGGCCGACAGCGGCATCCCGGTCACCGACATGCTGCGGATGATGCTCAACCCGCACCACCTGAAGGTCGTGCACAGCGCCGGCGCGGTCGGCGCGATCTTCGCCGACGCCTCCACCATCACCGGCGAACCCGAGGTGGAGGCCGCCGCCCGCGCCTCGACCCAGCGCTTCGCGACCGCGCTGACCGCCCTGTTCACCCGCGGCAAGCACCGCGGCGAACTGCGCCCGGACCTCGACGCCGAGGCGGCGGCGTGGTGGCTGCTGTCCGTCCTGGCCTCCCAGAAGTTCCGCCGGGCCACCGCCGCCGACCCGGACGCCGTCGAGGCGCGGCTGGCCGAGAGCACCCTGGCGTTCCTGCTGGAGCGGTGA
- a CDS encoding MFS transporter, producing the protein MTAQPAAMSPTRANLVLTTLFLGMFVLGSGELLVVGVLDLIAADLHVTIPEAGTLVTAYALGLAIGGPVLAALTIKLDRKAVLVGTLALFVAGNVVAVLTDDYSVFLVARVLIGALQGLFIATSFIAGMSVVPPERIGRAIGIIVSGVSVSTALGVPLGTLVGQTLGWRGSFEAIIAITAVVLIATVALIPSVPPAGSGAGRQARYAFAPRVLAVLFLNFIVFATTFAALTYVVPFLQDVTGISGGLLSVFLLAFGVATAVGSFSGGRFADRDAGRTLVIGSIGIAVSLLVLYFVGAVAVLVAVALLAWGVFAYGIVPSLQVRVITLAGPGGQLAQSLPVSAANVGIAFGAFVGGIAIDRHGASATVITGLVFAVITVVVAWVTSVLKPPVVAEPSPVEPVR; encoded by the coding sequence ATGACTGCGCAACCTGCGGCGATGAGCCCGACCAGGGCCAACCTGGTCCTGACCACGCTGTTCCTGGGCATGTTCGTGCTGGGCAGCGGCGAACTGCTCGTGGTCGGCGTGCTGGACCTGATAGCCGCCGACCTCCACGTCACCATCCCCGAGGCAGGCACCCTGGTGACCGCCTACGCGCTGGGCCTGGCCATCGGCGGCCCGGTCCTGGCCGCACTGACCATCAAGCTGGACCGCAAGGCCGTCCTCGTCGGCACGCTCGCGCTGTTCGTCGCGGGCAACGTCGTCGCGGTCCTGACCGACGACTACAGCGTGTTCCTCGTGGCCCGCGTGCTGATCGGCGCGTTACAGGGCCTGTTCATCGCCACGTCGTTCATCGCCGGCATGTCGGTCGTCCCGCCCGAGCGCATCGGCCGGGCGATCGGGATCATCGTGTCCGGCGTGTCGGTGTCCACGGCACTCGGCGTGCCACTGGGCACCCTGGTCGGCCAAACCCTCGGCTGGCGCGGCTCGTTCGAGGCCATCATCGCCATCACCGCGGTCGTCCTGATCGCCACGGTCGCACTGATCCCGTCCGTACCACCCGCAGGATCCGGCGCCGGCCGACAGGCCCGCTACGCCTTTGCACCCCGCGTGCTCGCCGTGCTGTTCCTGAACTTCATCGTCTTCGCGACGACGTTCGCGGCACTGACCTACGTGGTGCCGTTCCTCCAGGACGTCACCGGCATCTCGGGTGGATTGTTGAGCGTGTTCCTCCTGGCCTTCGGCGTGGCCACGGCGGTCGGCTCGTTCAGCGGCGGCAGGTTCGCCGACCGTGACGCCGGGCGGACGCTGGTGATCGGGTCGATCGGCATCGCGGTGTCGCTGCTAGTGCTGTACTTCGTCGGCGCGGTGGCGGTGCTGGTGGCGGTCGCGCTGCTGGCTTGGGGGGTGTTCGCGTACGGGATCGTGCCTTCGCTGCAGGTGCGGGTGATCACCTTGGCCGGGCCAGGCGGTCAGCTCGCACAGTCGCTGCCGGTGTCGGCGGCGAACGTCGGGATCGCTTTCGGTGCGTTTGTCGGGGGGATCGCGATTGACCGGCACGGAGCCTCGGCGACGGTGATCACGGGTTTGGTGTTCGCCGTGATCACCGTCGTGGTCGCTTGGGTGACCAGTGTTTTGAAGCCACCAGTGGTGGCGGAGCCGAGCCCCGTGGAGCCCGTGCGATAG
- a CDS encoding SRPBCC domain-containing protein yields the protein MVENEFPASEDRIERDTLIDAPVERVWPLVATPGFWVAIPDDDEGGTAVEGGAAVARHAEHGEFPVRVVKVEAPSYIAYRWAPATPGQEPAEGNSTLVEFTLSAEGDKTRLTVVESGFAALAVPDDVRAQTVRNLTEGWPQVLDAAKKHVEESTG from the coding sequence GTGGTCGAGAACGAGTTCCCCGCGAGCGAAGACCGGATCGAGCGCGACACCCTGATCGACGCCCCGGTCGAGCGCGTCTGGCCGCTGGTCGCCACGCCGGGGTTCTGGGTCGCCATCCCGGACGACGACGAGGGCGGCACGGCCGTGGAAGGCGGGGCGGCGGTGGCTCGGCACGCCGAGCACGGCGAGTTCCCGGTGCGGGTGGTGAAAGTCGAGGCGCCGTCCTACATCGCCTACCGCTGGGCGCCCGCCACCCCCGGCCAGGAGCCGGCCGAGGGCAACAGCACGCTCGTCGAGTTCACGCTGTCCGCCGAGGGCGACAAGACCCGCCTCACCGTGGTCGAGAGCGGGTTCGCCGCGCTGGCCGTGCCCGACGACGTGCGCGCCCAGACCGTCCGGAACCTCACCGAGGGCTGGCCCCAGGTCCTCGACGCCGCCAAGAAGCACGTGGAAGAGTCCACCGGGTGA
- a CDS encoding class I SAM-dependent methyltransferase — MHRTRQHGHGDAPGAIRQAHAYELLSVVVFAGRRRRTYGRFVELADVRAGDRVLDIGCGPGYLTSLAAEAGGSAVGVDVSEPMVEEARRLRGSGNCTFEIGRAEALPFEDGSFDVIVSALAVHHIPEEHRATAYTEMRRVLKPGGRALIADFRPPRNRAARHLVRALTGGEAMSRNPFERIAPMMTEAGLHVTSTHEVGAFFHCVRAEKA; from the coding sequence ATGCACAGGACTCGACAGCACGGACACGGCGACGCTCCGGGCGCGATCCGGCAGGCGCATGCCTACGAGTTGCTGTCCGTCGTGGTGTTCGCGGGACGGCGGCGGCGCACCTACGGCCGGTTCGTCGAGCTCGCGGACGTGCGGGCCGGTGACCGGGTGCTGGACATCGGCTGCGGCCCCGGCTACCTGACCTCGTTGGCCGCCGAGGCGGGCGGGAGCGCGGTGGGGGTGGACGTGTCCGAGCCGATGGTCGAGGAGGCCCGGCGGTTGCGGGGGAGCGGGAACTGCACGTTCGAGATCGGTCGCGCGGAGGCGTTGCCGTTCGAGGACGGGTCGTTCGACGTGATCGTCTCCGCCCTCGCCGTGCACCACATCCCCGAAGAGCACCGCGCCACCGCCTACACGGAGATGCGCCGGGTCCTCAAGCCCGGCGGACGCGCCCTGATCGCCGACTTCCGCCCGCCGCGCAACAGGGCGGCGCGGCACCTGGTCCGCGCGCTCACCGGCGGCGAGGCGATGAGCCGCAACCCGTTCGAGCGGATCGCGCCGATGATGACCGAGGCCGGCCTCCACGTCACCTCGACCCACGAGGTCGGCGCGTTCTTCCACTGCGTCCGCGCGGAGAAGGCGTGA
- a CDS encoding S8 family serine peptidase, giving the protein MRHLVGKSLLASVLLAAVLPAAPGHADARTSAYIVVLADGVATSSVTADHAVTVDHVYSSALRGYSGRMTAATAARLARDPRVVLVQPDGVATTTAQTTPTGIDRIDAELSPTAAIDGTDQRVTVDVAVIDTGVDLDHPDLNVYTAGAKNCSTGKSADDGNGHGTHVAGTIGALDNGVGVVGVAPGARIWPVRVLNAQGSGSFSDIICGIDYVTAHANEIEVANMSLGGSGSDSACGTNKDAMHEAICRSVAAGVTYVVAAGNSAANSSTFVPAAYDEVITVSALADFNGQPGGGAAATCRTDVDDTFADFSNYGPDVDLIAPGVCILSTWKGGGYNTISGTSMASPHTAGGAALYKATHPTASPATVKSALQAAGTDNWNTGTDPDATHERLLNVATF; this is encoded by the coding sequence ATGCGTCACCTAGTCGGCAAGTCCCTGCTCGCATCCGTCCTGCTCGCCGCCGTCCTCCCCGCCGCGCCAGGCCACGCCGACGCGCGGACCAGCGCGTACATCGTCGTGCTGGCCGACGGGGTGGCCACCTCGTCGGTGACCGCCGACCACGCGGTCACCGTGGACCACGTCTACTCCAGCGCCTTGCGCGGCTACTCCGGCCGGATGACCGCCGCCACCGCGGCCCGCCTGGCCCGGGACCCGCGCGTGGTGCTGGTCCAGCCGGACGGCGTCGCCACCACGACCGCCCAAACCACCCCCACCGGCATCGACCGGATCGACGCCGAACTCAGCCCGACCGCGGCCATCGACGGCACCGACCAACGGGTCACCGTGGACGTCGCCGTGATCGACACCGGCGTCGACCTCGACCACCCCGACCTCAACGTCTACACCGCCGGCGCCAAGAACTGCTCCACCGGCAAGAGCGCCGACGACGGCAACGGCCACGGCACCCACGTCGCCGGCACCATCGGCGCGCTGGACAACGGCGTCGGCGTCGTGGGCGTGGCCCCGGGCGCCCGCATCTGGCCGGTCCGCGTGCTCAACGCCCAGGGCAGCGGCAGCTTCTCCGACATCATCTGCGGCATCGACTACGTCACCGCGCACGCCAACGAGATCGAGGTCGCGAACATGAGCCTCGGCGGCTCCGGCAGCGACAGCGCCTGCGGCACCAACAAGGACGCGATGCACGAGGCGATCTGCCGCTCGGTGGCAGCCGGCGTCACCTACGTCGTGGCCGCCGGCAACAGCGCCGCCAACTCCTCGACTTTCGTGCCCGCCGCGTACGACGAGGTGATCACCGTCAGCGCCTTGGCCGACTTCAACGGCCAACCCGGCGGCGGCGCGGCAGCCACCTGCCGCACCGACGTGGACGACACGTTCGCCGACTTCTCCAACTACGGCCCGGACGTGGACCTCATCGCCCCGGGCGTGTGCATCCTGTCGACGTGGAAGGGCGGCGGCTACAACACCATCTCCGGCACGTCGATGGCCAGCCCCCACACCGCCGGCGGCGCGGCCCTCTACAAGGCAACCCACCCCACCGCCTCCCCGGCAACCGTGAAGTCCGCGCTGCAGGCGGCAGGCACCGACAACTGGAACACGGGGACCGACCCAGACGCCACCCACGAACGCCTGCTCAACGTGGCAACCTTCTAA